TGGGAgtgagtaacacacacacacacacacacacacacacacacacacacacacacacacacacactcgtcggTCCTTTTGAAACCCGGCTTTTCTGAACAAACCCTTTGATCCTCCACTGCGTCCTCCTGGGAGACGGGGGAGGCGTTAAAGATGCAGAGATGGTTTTAAACATCAGGTTTTATCGTCTGTGAGCAGCGATGACGCCGAAGCCCGCCGTCCCAGCAGCGCCGGGagccggaggagccggaggagccggaggagccggaggagccggaggagccggaggaggtgAGAGCCACGCACACACAACTGATCTCCAGCAGATAAACTCACCTACGTTTACAAGAACCAGCTTCAGGACTGCAGTTTGACCTGGATCACATCTGAGCTGCTCAGCGTGTTCTTGTCCTGAAagtgtctccgtctctccgtctctccgtctctccgtctctccgtctcctggCAGACTTTTCTCTGGAAGACATGTTTGACCTGGACGACCctgtctccacctccaccaccaccaccaaggCTCCACCCAAAGTTACCCCCAAGGTCCCTGCAGGCACCAAAGCTCCCGCCAAACCCAAACCCAAACCAGGTGAGCTGCCCTGACGCCCCCCAGGCCGGTCCCACTACAGCTTCTTCATTTCAATGCCGCTTTTTATTCTTTCGCTCTTtgcaaactttgtttttcatctgagTTAAATTGATTTGAAGTTAGAGACATGTTTGATTTAATCAGACagcagatgaagagcagaggaccagcagggacaggagCTGCTCGGACTGACTGAAGCAAAGAGAcaagcaggaggacaggagagaaaacagccGTCTGACAAACAGTCTGACGGCTTCACTGGAACACTGAGTCCCCACGGGGTGTCTCAGTCCCCACAGGGTGTCTCAGTCCCCACGGGGTGTCTCAGTCCCCACGGGGTGTCTCAGTCCTCACAGGGTGTCTCAGTCCTCACAGGGTGTCTCATTCATTTAAGAATttcagttagattttttttcctttgttttctgacctttgacccccacaGCTGCTGACGACTTCGACCTGGCGGACGCCTTGGACCCCAGTAATGACCTGGACAGGAAGAAGGGTCAGGGAGGTGGGTGTGAGCGCCGGGGCCGGGTGTGAGTGGCTGTGATCGCCTGCCGTCACGTCCATCAGGGCTGCAGCACTCGGCCACGCCGCGGCCTCGCCGATCCGACCAATCGGAAGCTGCTGAGTTTTGTGGTTAATGTTAAAATATTGATGTGCTGTCAGTCGGTGGACACGCTGACATGAAAACGTCTTTAAAACTGGAGAtcagtgagagtgtgtgtggcgtgctGCAGCCCTGCTTCAGACccacttggcgctggactcaGTGAGGTCCAGCCTCGGTTCAGGGAACAATGTGTCTCATTCTCTGAACTCCGGGAAAAACACTTGGAGAGTCTCTTCGGCCGCTGCCCTTTTTCCCACAAAGATGTCCTCTGAGCGCCGTCTCGTCCAAGTCTTTGCTCCCAGACagagtgtgttcatgtgttcgCGCCTCCCACTCGTCTCTACAGCCGCCTGTTTCACGTTCCTCAGTTCATCAACTCATCAGCATCCTGCTGGACAGGACGGTTGATGAGACAACACGCTTCACCGTGCTTTCAGATCCAAACCAAGTTTGGTTTGATGCCACTAATCGCTGTGTTTTGAGACTTTTAGTGTGAAACGCTGCATTTTCACTGTGATgactgtctgtccctgtctccgTCTTCGCCTCCGTCTCCGTCCCTGTCCCCATCCCCgtctccgtccccgtccccgtccctgtccccgtccccgtccccgtccccgtccctgtccccgtccccatccctgtccccgtccccgtctctgtctccgtctctcagGAGGACTATCTGACAGTGATCTGTTTGAATTGGGTAACGATGACACCTACAAACCTGACAAAGGCAAAGGTGAGGtctgcagcgcccccccccccccccccccccccccccccccacacacacacacacacacacacacagcatcaaaCTCCCCCCACAGAGTCAAAGTTCCCCCCCCCTCATAGTGTCGGCCCTTCTCCCTCCACAGGGGGGCGCCCCAGTGCCGATGATAGGATCAACCAGCATGACGACAATGGTGGtgagttttttgtgtgtgcgtgtgtgtgcgtgtgtgtgtgcgtgtgtgtgtgtgttcgcatgTGTCTaagtatgtgtgttttcagaaaccACGGCGGAGGTGGGAACCATCGCGGGGATCGTCAGCGCGGTTGCCATGGCGCTGGTGGGAGCCATCAGCAGCTACATCTCCtaccagaagaagaagctgtgcTTCAGCATCCAGCGTGAGTaagaccaccagagaccaccagagaccaccagagaccaccagagagagaccaccagagaccaccagagaccaccagagaccaccagagaccaccagagaccaccagagagagaccaccagagaccaccagagaccaccagagaccaccagagaccaccagagagagaccaccagagagagaccaccagggagagaccaccagagaccaccagagagagaccaccagagaccaccagagaccaccagagaccaccagagagagaccaccagagaccaccagagaccaccagagaccaccagagagagaccaccagagaccaccagagaccaccagagagagaccaccagagaccaccagggagagaccaccagagaccaccagagagagaccaccagagaccaccagagagagaccaccagagaccaccagggagagaccaccagagaccaccagagagagatcaccagagaccaccagggagagaccaccagagaccaccagagaccaccagagagagatcaccagagaccaccagggagagaccaccagagaccaccagagaccaccagagagagaccaccagagaccaccagagagagaccaccagagaccaccagggagagaccaccagagaccaccagagagagatcaccagagaccaccagagaccacctgagaccaccagggagagaccaccagggagagaccaccagggagagaccaccagagaccaccagggagagaccaccagagaccaccagagaccacctgagaccaccagggagagagagagaccatcagggagagaccaccagagaccaccagagagagatcaccagagaccaccagagaccacctgagaccaccagggagagaccaccagggagagaccaccagggagagaccaccagagaccaccagggagagaccaccagagaccaccagagaccacctgagaccaccagggagagagagagagaccatcagggagagaccaccagagagagaccacaagggagagagagagaccaccagggagagaccaccagagagagaccacaagggagagagagagaccaccagagagagaccaccagagaccacaAGGGAGACcaccagggagagagagagaccaccagggagagagagagaccaccagagaccacaAGGGAGACcaccagggagagagagagaccaccagggagagagagagactaccagagagagaggaatttATTTCTTCCATGAAAATCAGAATAAACAACTGTTGACATTGGTGGTGGTGACGTAATTTTCGCGGTCCGCGTTTCGAGTCGTAtggactttatttattttcggCAGTTTTAGAGGAACTTAAtgtaatgaaacgagcggatcgtCGGGAGcttaacaacgcggacattttcaaagctgaagcgtcaaagttaatcgagaaagaaagacgagaaaaatactgtttacttccgggagacgtctctacgtcacggccgccccgtccaatcagaaatctTCACACaccccggcgtgagagaggatttaatccttcgtttttcccatgtaaacacgacgctcatgaatataatcTTGAATTacttcattcagaataaaccaatttcaaattaaaagcaccaGGTAACCTTCCATGGTTGTTTTCCGTCTCTAGGAAGTAAACAGGgattttctcctctttgtttCTTGATTAACTTTGAAATGACAGCTTTAAAAGTGTGTGCGGGCGCCCGTCCATCCGCTCacttcattatatccaatttACACGGTCACCTCAGGGCAGAATTAGGTTTTAAtttggatttatagaggaatatgAAGTCCTGTGTGAACACATGGACTCCGTGTCGGTTTGAGTGTCACTTTTATGcatctgaaatgtgtgtgtgtgtgtgtgtgtgtgtgtgtgtgtgtgtgtgtgtgtgtgtgtgtgtgtgtgtgtgtgttctaacaGAGAGTCTGAACACTGACATGGTGAAGGCGGAGAACCCTGAAGCAGTGGTGGCTACAGAACCTCAAGGTACGACTGGAGCGTCTCCACTCAGCATGGAGGGAGGCGTGAGGAGGACGCAGCAGAGGGCGGGGCAGCTGGAGGCAGGGTGGGGCAGCTGGAGGCAGGGTGGGGCAGCTGGACGCAGGGTGGGGCAgctggaggaaggatggaggcaggatggaggcaggatggaggcagctggaggcagggtggaggcaggtggaggcagggtggaggcaggatggaggcaggatggggcagctggaggcaggatggaggcagctggaggcagggtggaggcaggatggaggcaggatggggcagctggaggcaggatggaggcaggatggaggcaaggtggaggcagggtggaggcaggatggaggcaggatggaggcagctggaggcagggtggaggcagggtggaggcaggtggaggcagggtggaggcagctggaggcagggtggaggcagctggaggcagggtggaggcagctggaggcagggtggaggcaggatggggcagctggaggcaggatggaggcagggtggaggcaggtggaggcagggtggaggcaggtggaggcagggtggaggcaggtggaggcagggtggaggcaggatggaggcaggatgggggcaggatggaggcagctggaggcaggatggggcagctggaggcagctggaggcaggatggagacAGGGTgcaggcaggtggaggcagggtggaggcaggtggaggcaggtggagtaacgtcctcttttctctctgcagcccaACAGACTCTGCTGGAGCCGCCCAACGCTGAACCCCCCACCGAGGAGAACGCTGtgtaacacacactctctcaaacacacactgaaaacatgcacacacacacacactctgaaacacacacatacactgaaacacacacacagggatttCTAGTCCTTTTACTGAATGTGAAGTTTTTTTAAGCTGACAGTTGTTCAGTTTGTGTAAATATATAATGTATTGTTTTTCcgccgtttgtgtgtgtgtgcgtgtgtgtgtgtgtggctttttcactgcgagctgcagagaggaacttgtcacacagttcacacacacacacacacacacagacacacaccctgctcctgctcctttGAGTTGTTTTAATTCGATTGATGAAATCCAGACCTCTGATCAGGGATTTGTCATTTCctggcttttttgttttttttgattttCCTGAGGCTCTGATTGGATGTTCGGGACGTCCCGCCTTCTGGTGCACACGTTAACACGTTTTCCCGGTTTTAAGAATCTGGTTCTGCTTCTCGATCGACACCCGGAGCGTCCTGGAGAAAGAAACCAGAATAGTTAaatatcagtttaaaaaaagctaaatgaGCGAAATCACCTTGAAGGAAGGTAAAATGTTGAGCTCACAGAAACAGATCTGACGTTTTCTCGCAGTTCCATTCAGACGTGATGCACTTTTGACCATTTTCCCAGCTTTTTATGAGCCCAGCAGCTCTTGCTGTTTCGTTTCGGTATTTTAGCCCCCCGGTGGACAAATTATGAACTGCAgatattctgaaatattttaacCAAGGGCCGGTTTGGGCCCCGCGGGCCGCATGTTTGACCCCAGGAATCACAAACCCGTGTAAATACAGAGGCAGACTCTCTGCTCTTGAGTTTCCTGAACCCGAACTGATAACATAGCCTGTCAGCGGTTCGACCATCCCGTCGAACTCCTGACGTGTGATCGgtctctctgattggctgattgatcGTTGcgttgatgatgatgaaaagttggatttttttttttttttgtttgcagtgaCTTCAGATAAGGCCTCTAAATATTAGCATCTACTTACAacctgtgatttttttaataGTGTAAATATACCGACGTTTGTTTGATGGAGCCGTGAAGCCCGCTGGAGCTTCAGAGAGGTGAAGGTAAAAAAACGCAGCGAGACCTGGACTCAGTGCCAAatccacaacaacacacactctgcgcTCGGAGACGCAGCCGGCTGAATCAGTTCCTGCAGTCGTAGCGTGAAATTTGCACAGCGCCTTGCTTGTTTTGTTCTCCGCGAGCCccgaaaagaggaagaggagagcccAGCACTTTGTCCCAGACGAGAGGACGGCTCCTGGCTGTAGTCTGTGCTTTGTTTGCTTGTGTTAgcgactgtgcgtgtgtgcgtgtgtgtgtgtgtcactgcggtgacctttaacctcctCTGGCGGACACGTTGACAACAAACCGAGATCGATTCGACAACACATATATTCTAACGTCTGGATGTTGAAActggaaatatgaagaaaataacCTGTGAAGCAAGATTACACGGGAAAAAAAACGGCCAATCACAGCGCAGCGTGGTCCAGAGACCAATCAGGCCAGTCCGGTTTGTCTTCATGTGAGCCATGCGGAGACGGTGCAGTGGTGGCCACAGACGTGACctgtggcggccatcttggatgaggacttGCGCTTCCTCCGGGAGGAGGAAGCGCaagtcctcatccaagatggccgccacacTGGACACATACCATCTGCTTTCGTGTGTCTGTGGTgctgccacacaaacacacacacacaaacacacatacacacacgctgcGCTCATGATAATAAAAGGTAGAAGTAGCCGCTGTTAGCTGGTAGTTAGCTTAGGTTCGAGACGTGGTGACGCTCTGTACATAATTCTGTGTTTGTTACTCTTAGCCGTGAGACTCGGCCTCGGCGCCGGTCttcggcgtgtgtgtgtgttcgtgtctTTACACTCGTCCGACGCTCTTTTTACACTTTGTACTGGATTTTTTCCTAAAGACGTAGCTCGACTTTTGTAGGTAGTCCGTGGTTTGTGGTTTTTTCTTACTGAACCTTCGAGCGGTGCGTGTTTCTGAGCTGCTTCTGATACCGTTCACTGTGTCGGACGCTCCGTCGGGGCCGGTCCACTCTGCTCGCCCGTCAACGTTTCAGCTCTTCTCCTCACCGATTTCACGTATTTTGGGACAAAACAATGTTCGATGACAACAGATTTCTTAATCGGCTGgcgtgtttggttttttttcgcCAAGAAACTTTGAACAAACTTTATATAAACACGAAATATGTGCCTTTTTACTCCCAAAACAAACTAATAATATAAACCCCATTATGTAGCAGAGAAGTCTGTGAAGCTAGCCTGACCCTTCCTGTAATTCCAATTGGTGCCACcagatggtgcagtgagtcacttTCCAGGCACCAAATGACGTAAGAATGATCACAACACAAATGAACGATTCCGGATTTTTCTCAATTCATCCAAGTTTTTTTCACTCTAAGATTTCCCAGCTGGTTGAAGTGGCTGCTTGCAGATGATCACAGAAGATTCATTGATTCTGTCGCAAAATACCTGAAGTGCTGCCAAATTAAAGATGCTTAAACCAGAGGTGCCATCTTCGGCCCGCGGGCCATGGGTTTGACACCTCCAGTTTAAACATGGTGTCCCTGGAAATGTCTGTCAGTGGTGTGGAGCACCATGAACCTCAGAGCAGAAACCAAGTAAAGCAGTCGATACTGACACCGATATTGATACCGATACCGAACTATAAAGAGACCAGGCTTGGTATCTGCacatcactgacacacacacacacacacagtgagctgaggtgctcctgtgtgtgtgtgtgtggtgcgttcagggacccgGCAGTGCTCTGTGTTCATCTCTCGGTCCCGTCGGCTCTTTTTTCCAATGGTGCTTCTCTCTTTGCCTTACGCCCTGCACCGCCCCACAGGGACACGCTGCAGTTCATATCCAACACACCCTCCGTGCAcctgagcaggagcagcagccacgccccttctgctgctcctcctcctcatcctaaccccaaacaaaacaaaacatcctgctCCGTTAATTGAATGTATCCGGTATCTTTTCTAAATAAAACGTTCGGCttgtagcaaaaaaaaaaaaaagtgaaaatcacCAAAGATGCTGATTCTGGATGGATGTATCGGGACTGAATGATGAACCGGAAAGAGGCCAGCCTGCGAGAGCGGTCAGGtccggctggaggagggagtCAGGGAATGGAATCAAAGAAAGCTTACGGAAGAATAATCTCTTATGGTGAGATTAGGAGGATCCTTCATGAGGGGAACTGTTTAACGTGAGGCTGGGTTTGTCACTGGACGGCGGTAttgatcctcctcctgctcctgaggCCTCGCTGCGCTGAAGCTGAATGTGGCGGCCGTCGTGGTGAACCGTTCGGAAGTCAGACTGAGACTCTGAGGTGGACTGAAGACCGTTTTGGGGTGGGGGTATTGCTCCGGTTCCTGCCCAGCAAGGGGCAGTACAGCCCCCCCGGGTAGATTTTTAATAATGTGATGTGACTAGCTTtaacatacatatacacacacacacacacacatacagtttGATGCATGCTTTTGTCCACACACTCGCCGTGTGGTTGGTTGTAGCGACTGTTAGAAGTGTAACCGTGATCGTTCTGTTCTTGTTGCTGATCGATTAACCTGCAGCAGCGCCATGTGTTCCTAATAACCAAGAaataaaaccttgaaaaagacaaacagcctccggtgtgttttgtttttaatggaatGTCAGAAGTGAAGATGGCTCATTAGGTTTGGTTTAacatcactttaaaaaaaacaagacttcaCGTGTCAGTTTACACAGGAACACAGTCACAAACAACTCTGAAATATATTACTGAGTTTGACGTTTACACGGGAAATGAAGGTTTAAATTCTCTTTACCGCTGGGggctgtgcagcgttctgattggacaggaggcAGATGTGACGTAaggacgtctcccggaagtaaacaaagcattttggcagcgatttttttctctttctggattaactttgatgctacagctttgaaTGTGTCCACATTGGTCTGCTCCCGTCTATCCgttcttttcattttatcagtTTCTTCTGAAGATCCCGTTCAAAAAATTTCC
The nucleotide sequence above comes from Salarias fasciatus chromosome 3, fSalaFa1.1, whole genome shotgun sequence. Encoded proteins:
- the cd99l2 gene encoding CD99 antigen-like protein 2 — translated: MAPGALRALCLLLPLLLPPQVVSQDDFDLSDALDGGTMTPKPAVPAAPGAGGAGGAGGAGGAGGAGGDFSLEDMFDLDDPVSTSTTTTKAPPKVTPKVPAGTKAPAKPKPKPAADDFDLADALDPSNDLDRKKGQGGGLSDSDLFELGNDDTYKPDKGKGGRPSADDRINQHDDNGETTAEVGTIAGIVSAVAMALVGAISSYISYQKKKLCFSIQQSLNTDMVKAENPEAVVATEPQAQQTLLEPPNAEPPTEENAV